In the genome of Dunckerocampus dactyliophorus isolate RoL2022-P2 chromosome 6, RoL_Ddac_1.1, whole genome shotgun sequence, one region contains:
- the LOC129183307 gene encoding uncharacterized protein LOC129183307 isoform X5, which translates to MYRHRPKTGPAEMDLAPTSCSPSYANDCRSADFTSPGLDIQQLTGRQGDRRPQPQGGSSTWEQEETHPIKEEEEPQPPLIKEEEMEPHIKEEEGEKPHPPLIKEEETELEHPHIKEEEAEKPQPPLIKEEEMEPEHPHIKEEEEEPQPPDVKEEEGELSITQEGEHLPGPEEADLARLPLTGDHEDKPPELSQLHHSPSEEMSEAEPSCSSSLQHMTTEADGDHCGGSQADNLLAPLSDSDDTTSHSPEGEDSEYNRESLSSDTDSEGDMMTGTGNKHSKSSKKTTAHTFYFLPSSGKRSTWRTHRENTQTPHRDAKGPSQSGAPSISDLPGNWTLQDV; encoded by the exons ATGTACCGACACAGGCCCAAAACTGGCCCTGCTGAGATGGATTTGGCTCCG ACATCATGCAGTCCCAGCTATGCAAATGACTGCAGATCAGCAGACTTCACATCACCAGGCCTGG acatccagcagCTGACTGGTCGTCAAGGAGACCGTCGCCCTCAGCCACAGGGTGGGAGCTCCACTTGGGAGCAGGAGGAGACACATCCTattaaagaggaggaggagccacagccccctcttattaaagaggaagaaatggagccccacattaaagaggaagagggggaGAAGCCACACCCCCCTcttattaaagaggaagaaactGAGCTGGAGcacccccacattaaagaggaagaggcggAGAAGCCACAGCCCCCTcttattaaagaggaagaaatggagccggagcacccccacattaaagaggaagaggaggagccacagccccccgatgttaaagaggaagagggagAACTCTcgatcactcaggagggagagcatcttccagggccagaggaggctgatctcgccaggttgccactgactggtgaccatgaagacaaaccacctgagctctcacagcttcatcatagtccaagtgaggagatgagCGAGGCGGAGCCTTCATGCAGCAGCtcactgcaacacatgacaacagaagctgatggagaccactgtggaggatcacaagcagacaacctcttagctccactgtccgatagtgacgacacaacgtcacactctcctgaaggTGAAGACAGCGAATACAACCGAGAATCtctgagcagcgatacagacaGTGAAGGTGATATGATGACTGGCACCGGCAACAAACACTCTAAAAGCTCTAAAAAGACAACAG CGCACActttctattttcttccatcctcaggaaagcggagtacctggagaacccacagggagaacacgcaaactccacacagagatgccaaag GCCCTTCCCAAAGTGGCGCCCCCTCCATCAGCGACTTACctggcaactggactcttcaggATGTCTGA
- the LOC129183307 gene encoding protein IWS1 homolog isoform X3 produces MYRHRPKTGPAEMDLAPTSCSPSYANDCRSADFTSPGLDIQQLTGRQGDRRPQPQGGSSTWEQEETHPIKEEEEPQPPLIKEEEMEPHIKEEEGEKPHPPLIKEEETELEHPHIKEEEAEKPQPPLIKEEEMEPEHPHIKEEEEEPQPPDVKEEEGELSITQEGEHLPGPEEADLARLPLTGDHEDKPPELSQLHHSPSEEMSEAEPSCSSSLQHMTTEADGDHCGGSQADNLLAPLSDSDDTTSHSPEGEDSEYNRESLSSDTDSEGDMMTGTGNKHSKSSKKTTAHTFYFLPSSGKRSTWRTHRENTQTPHRDAKGQPSHHQALPKVAPPPSATYLATGLFRMSEKAFGLAAERAEVKVAMFQDKSRRMKL; encoded by the exons ATGTACCGACACAGGCCCAAAACTGGCCCTGCTGAGATGGATTTGGCTCCG ACATCATGCAGTCCCAGCTATGCAAATGACTGCAGATCAGCAGACTTCACATCACCAGGCCTGG acatccagcagCTGACTGGTCGTCAAGGAGACCGTCGCCCTCAGCCACAGGGTGGGAGCTCCACTTGGGAGCAGGAGGAGACACATCCTattaaagaggaggaggagccacagccccctcttattaaagaggaagaaatggagccccacattaaagaggaagagggggaGAAGCCACACCCCCCTcttattaaagaggaagaaactGAGCTGGAGcacccccacattaaagaggaagaggcggAGAAGCCACAGCCCCCTcttattaaagaggaagaaatggagccggagcacccccacattaaagaggaagaggaggagccacagccccccgatgttaaagaggaagagggagAACTCTcgatcactcaggagggagagcatcttccagggccagaggaggctgatctcgccaggttgccactgactggtgaccatgaagacaaaccacctgagctctcacagcttcatcatagtccaagtgaggagatgagCGAGGCGGAGCCTTCATGCAGCAGCtcactgcaacacatgacaacagaagctgatggagaccactgtggaggatcacaagcagacaacctcttagctccactgtccgatagtgacgacacaacgtcacactctcctgaaggTGAAGACAGCGAATACAACCGAGAATCtctgagcagcgatacagacaGTGAAGGTGATATGATGACTGGCACCGGCAACAAACACTCTAAAAGCTCTAAAAAGACAACAG CGCACActttctattttcttccatcctcaggaaagcggagtacctggagaacccacagggagaacacgcaaactccacacagagatgccaaag gACAACCTTCTCATCACCAGGCCCTTCCCAAAGTGGCGCCCCCTCCATCAGCGACTTACctggcaactggactcttcaggATGTCTGAGAAGGCGTTTGGCCTCGCGGCCGAGCGGGCTGAAGTCAAAGTTGCAATGTTCCAAGATAAAAGtaggagaatgaagttgtaa
- the LOC129183307 gene encoding uncharacterized protein LOC129183307 isoform X7 — protein MYRHRPKTGPAEMDLAPTSCSPSYANDCRSADFTSPGLDIQQLTGRQGDRRPQPQGGSSTWEQEETHPIKEEEEPQPPLIKEEEMEPHIKEEEGEKPHPPLIKEEETELEHPHIKEEEAEKPQPPLIKEEEMEPEHPHIKEEEEEPQPPDVKEEEGELSITQEGEHLPGPEEADLARLPLTGDHEDKPPELSQLHHSPSEEMSEAEPSCSSSLQHMTTEADGDHCGGSQADNLLAPLSDSDDTTSHSPEGEDSEYNRESLSSDTDSEGDMMTGTGNKHSKSSKKTTEPVFTLVKHLGHHWGVVMLYK, from the exons ATGTACCGACACAGGCCCAAAACTGGCCCTGCTGAGATGGATTTGGCTCCG ACATCATGCAGTCCCAGCTATGCAAATGACTGCAGATCAGCAGACTTCACATCACCAGGCCTGG acatccagcagCTGACTGGTCGTCAAGGAGACCGTCGCCCTCAGCCACAGGGTGGGAGCTCCACTTGGGAGCAGGAGGAGACACATCCTattaaagaggaggaggagccacagccccctcttattaaagaggaagaaatggagccccacattaaagaggaagagggggaGAAGCCACACCCCCCTcttattaaagaggaagaaactGAGCTGGAGcacccccacattaaagaggaagaggcggAGAAGCCACAGCCCCCTcttattaaagaggaagaaatggagccggagcacccccacattaaagaggaagaggaggagccacagccccccgatgttaaagaggaagagggagAACTCTcgatcactcaggagggagagcatcttccagggccagaggaggctgatctcgccaggttgccactgactggtgaccatgaagacaaaccacctgagctctcacagcttcatcatagtccaagtgaggagatgagCGAGGCGGAGCCTTCATGCAGCAGCtcactgcaacacatgacaacagaagctgatggagaccactgtggaggatcacaagcagacaacctcttagctccactgtccgatagtgacgacacaacgtcacactctcctgaaggTGAAGACAGCGAATACAACCGAGAATCtctgagcagcgatacagacaGTGAAGGTGATATGATGACTGGCACCGGCAACAAACACTCTAAAAGCTCTAAAAAGACAACAG AacctgtttttactcttgtgaagcaccttggccACCATTGGGGTGTTGTAATgctctacaaataa
- the LOC129183307 gene encoding protein IWS1 homolog isoform X4 — protein sequence MYRHRPKTGPAEMDLAPTSCSPSYANDCRSADFTSPGLDIQQLTGRQGDRRPQPQGGSSTWEQEETHPIKEEEEPQPPLIKEEEMEPHIKEEEGEKPHPPLIKEEETELEHPHIKEEEAEKPQPPLIKEEEMEPEHPHIKEEEEEPQPPDVKEEEGELSITQEGEHLPGPEEADLARLPLTGDHEDKPPELSQLHHSPSEEMSEAEPSCSSSLQHMTTEADGDHCGGSQADNLLAPLSDSDDTTSHSPEGEDSEYNRESLSSDTDSEGDMMTGTGNKHSKSSKKTTGKRSTWRTHRENTQTPHRDAKGQPSHHQALPKVAPPPSATYLATGLFRMSEKAFGLAAERAEVKVAMFQDKSRRMKL from the exons ATGTACCGACACAGGCCCAAAACTGGCCCTGCTGAGATGGATTTGGCTCCG ACATCATGCAGTCCCAGCTATGCAAATGACTGCAGATCAGCAGACTTCACATCACCAGGCCTGG acatccagcagCTGACTGGTCGTCAAGGAGACCGTCGCCCTCAGCCACAGGGTGGGAGCTCCACTTGGGAGCAGGAGGAGACACATCCTattaaagaggaggaggagccacagccccctcttattaaagaggaagaaatggagccccacattaaagaggaagagggggaGAAGCCACACCCCCCTcttattaaagaggaagaaactGAGCTGGAGcacccccacattaaagaggaagaggcggAGAAGCCACAGCCCCCTcttattaaagaggaagaaatggagccggagcacccccacattaaagaggaagaggaggagccacagccccccgatgttaaagaggaagagggagAACTCTcgatcactcaggagggagagcatcttccagggccagaggaggctgatctcgccaggttgccactgactggtgaccatgaagacaaaccacctgagctctcacagcttcatcatagtccaagtgaggagatgagCGAGGCGGAGCCTTCATGCAGCAGCtcactgcaacacatgacaacagaagctgatggagaccactgtggaggatcacaagcagacaacctcttagctccactgtccgatagtgacgacacaacgtcacactctcctgaaggTGAAGACAGCGAATACAACCGAGAATCtctgagcagcgatacagacaGTGAAGGTGATATGATGACTGGCACCGGCAACAAACACTCTAAAAGCTCTAAAAAGACAACAG gaaagcggagtacctggagaacccacagggagaacacgcaaactccacacagagatgccaaag gACAACCTTCTCATCACCAGGCCCTTCCCAAAGTGGCGCCCCCTCCATCAGCGACTTACctggcaactggactcttcaggATGTCTGAGAAGGCGTTTGGCCTCGCGGCCGAGCGGGCTGAAGTCAAAGTTGCAATGTTCCAAGATAAAAGtaggagaatgaagttgtaa
- the LOC129183307 gene encoding gastrula zinc finger protein XlCGF57.1-like isoform X1, whose product MYRHRPKTGPAEMDLAPTSCSPSYANDCRSADFTSPGLDIQQLTGRQGDRRPQPQGGSSTWEQEETHPIKEEEEPQPPLIKEEEMEPHIKEEEGEKPHPPLIKEEETELEHPHIKEEEAEKPQPPLIKEEEMEPEHPHIKEEEEEPQPPDVKEEEGELSITQEGEHLPGPEEADLARLPLTGDHEDKPPELSQLHHSPSEEMSEAEPSCSSSLQHMTTEADGDHCGGSQADNLLAPLSDSDDTTSHSPEGEDSEYNRESLSSDTDSEGDMMTGTGNKHSKSSKKTTGKRLNCSVCHKRFSCKSHLAQHMRTHTGEKPFSCSDCGKLFTRKTSMQLHMRTHTGEKPFICSDCGKRFARKTHMQLHMRTHTGGKPFSCSHCGKLFTRKTNMQVHMRTHTGGKPFSCSDCGKGFTQKTNMQVHMRTHTGEKPFSCSGCGKLFTRKTSMQSHMRTHTGEKAFSCSDCGKGFTQKTHMQVHMRTHTGEKPFSCSDCGKLFTRKTHMQLHMRTHTGEKAFSCSDCGKGFTQKTHMQVHMRTHTGGKPFSCSDCGKGFAFKAQVKSHMRTHTEEKRFSCANCGDAFSLKSNLKRHMQSH is encoded by the exons ATGTACCGACACAGGCCCAAAACTGGCCCTGCTGAGATGGATTTGGCTCCG ACATCATGCAGTCCCAGCTATGCAAATGACTGCAGATCAGCAGACTTCACATCACCAGGCCTGG acatccagcagCTGACTGGTCGTCAAGGAGACCGTCGCCCTCAGCCACAGGGTGGGAGCTCCACTTGGGAGCAGGAGGAGACACATCCTattaaagaggaggaggagccacagccccctcttattaaagaggaagaaatggagccccacattaaagaggaagagggggaGAAGCCACACCCCCCTcttattaaagaggaagaaactGAGCTGGAGcacccccacattaaagaggaagaggcggAGAAGCCACAGCCCCCTcttattaaagaggaagaaatggagccggagcacccccacattaaagaggaagaggaggagccacagccccccgatgttaaagaggaagagggagAACTCTcgatcactcaggagggagagcatcttccagggccagaggaggctgatctcgccaggttgccactgactggtgaccatgaagacaaaccacctgagctctcacagcttcatcatagtccaagtgaggagatgagCGAGGCGGAGCCTTCATGCAGCAGCtcactgcaacacatgacaacagaagctgatggagaccactgtggaggatcacaagcagacaacctcttagctccactgtccgatagtgacgacacaacgtcacactctcctgaaggTGAAGACAGCGAATACAACCGAGAATCtctgagcagcgatacagacaGTGAAGGTGATATGATGACTGGCACCGGCAACAAACACTCTAAAAGCTCTAAAAAGACAACAGGTAAACGTTTGAACTGCTCAGTTTGTCATAAAAGATTTTCTTGTAAGAGTCATTTGGctcaacacatgagaacacacacaggagaaaaacctttcagttgctcagactgcggtAAACTCTTCACTCGAAAGACAAGCAtgcaattacacatgagaacacacacaggagaaaaaccttttatttgCTCAGACTGCGGTAAACGCTTCGCTCGAAAGACACACAtgcaattacacatgagaacacacacaggaggaaaacctttcagttgctcacaCTGCGGTAAACTCTTCACTCgaaagacaaacatgcaagtacacatgagaacacacacaggaggaaaaccttttagttgctcggACTGCGGTAAAGGCTTCACtcaaaagacaaacatgcaagtacacatgagaacacacacaggagaaaaaccttttagttgctcaggcTGCGGTAAACTCTTCACTCGAAAGACAAGCAtgcaatcacacatgagaacacacacaggagaaaaagcttttagttgctcagactgcggtaaaggcttcactcaaaagacacacatgcaagtacacatgagaacacacacaggagaaaaaccttttagttgctcagactgcggtAAACTGTTCACTCGAAAGACACACAtgcaattacacatgagaacacacacaggagaaaaagcttttagttgctcagactgcggtaaaggcttcactcaaaagacacacatgcaagtacacatgagaacacacacaggaggaaaacctttcagttgctcagactgcggtAAAGGCTTCGCATTTAAGGCACAGGTGAAATCACACATGAGGACGCACACAGAAGAAAAACGGTTTAGTTGTGCAAATTGCGGTGACGCATTTTCTTTGAAGTCcaatttgaaaagacacatgcagagtcacTGA
- the LOC129183307 gene encoding zinc finger protein OZF-like isoform X2, with amino-acid sequence MEPHIKEEEGEKPHPPLIKEEETELEHPHIKEEEAEKPQPPLIKEEEMEPEHPHIKEEEEEPQPPDVKEEEGELSITQEGEHLPGPEEADLARLPLTGDHEDKPPELSQLHHSPSEEMSEAEPSCSSSLQHMTTEADGDHCGGSQADNLLAPLSDSDDTTSHSPEGEDSEYNRESLSSDTDSEGDMMTGTGNKHSKSSKKTTGKRLNCSVCHKRFSCKSHLAQHMRTHTGEKPFSCSDCGKLFTRKTSMQLHMRTHTGEKPFICSDCGKRFARKTHMQLHMRTHTGGKPFSCSHCGKLFTRKTNMQVHMRTHTGGKPFSCSDCGKGFTQKTNMQVHMRTHTGEKPFSCSGCGKLFTRKTSMQSHMRTHTGEKAFSCSDCGKGFTQKTHMQVHMRTHTGEKPFSCSDCGKLFTRKTHMQLHMRTHTGEKAFSCSDCGKGFTQKTHMQVHMRTHTGGKPFSCSDCGKGFAFKAQVKSHMRTHTEEKRFSCANCGDAFSLKSNLKRHMQSH; translated from the coding sequence atggagccccacattaaagaggaagagggggaGAAGCCACACCCCCCTcttattaaagaggaagaaactGAGCTGGAGcacccccacattaaagaggaagaggcggAGAAGCCACAGCCCCCTcttattaaagaggaagaaatggagccggagcacccccacattaaagaggaagaggaggagccacagccccccgatgttaaagaggaagagggagAACTCTcgatcactcaggagggagagcatcttccagggccagaggaggctgatctcgccaggttgccactgactggtgaccatgaagacaaaccacctgagctctcacagcttcatcatagtccaagtgaggagatgagCGAGGCGGAGCCTTCATGCAGCAGCtcactgcaacacatgacaacagaagctgatggagaccactgtggaggatcacaagcagacaacctcttagctccactgtccgatagtgacgacacaacgtcacactctcctgaaggTGAAGACAGCGAATACAACCGAGAATCtctgagcagcgatacagacaGTGAAGGTGATATGATGACTGGCACCGGCAACAAACACTCTAAAAGCTCTAAAAAGACAACAGGTAAACGTTTGAACTGCTCAGTTTGTCATAAAAGATTTTCTTGTAAGAGTCATTTGGctcaacacatgagaacacacacaggagaaaaacctttcagttgctcagactgcggtAAACTCTTCACTCGAAAGACAAGCAtgcaattacacatgagaacacacacaggagaaaaaccttttatttgCTCAGACTGCGGTAAACGCTTCGCTCGAAAGACACACAtgcaattacacatgagaacacacacaggaggaaaacctttcagttgctcacaCTGCGGTAAACTCTTCACTCgaaagacaaacatgcaagtacacatgagaacacacacaggaggaaaaccttttagttgctcggACTGCGGTAAAGGCTTCACtcaaaagacaaacatgcaagtacacatgagaacacacacaggagaaaaaccttttagttgctcaggcTGCGGTAAACTCTTCACTCGAAAGACAAGCAtgcaatcacacatgagaacacacacaggagaaaaagcttttagttgctcagactgcggtaaaggcttcactcaaaagacacacatgcaagtacacatgagaacacacacaggagaaaaaccttttagttgctcagactgcggtAAACTGTTCACTCGAAAGACACACAtgcaattacacatgagaacacacacaggagaaaaagcttttagttgctcagactgcggtaaaggcttcactcaaaagacacacatgcaagtacacatgagaacacacacaggaggaaaacctttcagttgctcagactgcggtAAAGGCTTCGCATTTAAGGCACAGGTGAAATCACACATGAGGACGCACACAGAAGAAAAACGGTTTAGTTGTGCAAATTGCGGTGACGCATTTTCTTTGAAGTCcaatttgaaaagacacatgcagagtcacTGA
- the LOC129183307 gene encoding uncharacterized protein LOC129183307 isoform X6: MYRHRPKTGPAEMDLAPTSCSPSYANDCRSADFTSPGLDIQQLTGRQGDRRPQPQGGSSTWEQEETHPIKEEEEPQPPLIKEEEMEPHIKEEEGEKPHPPLIKEEETELEHPHIKEEEAEKPQPPLIKEEEMEPEHPHIKEEEEEPQPPDVKEEEGELSITQEGEHLPGPEEADLARLPLTGDHEDKPPELSQLHHSPSEEMSEAEPSCSSSLQHMTTEADGDHCGGSQADNLLAPLSDSDDTTSHSPEGEDSEYNRESLSSDTDSEGDMMTGTGNKHSKSSKKTTGKRSTWRTHRENTQTPHRDAKGPSQSGAPSISDLPGNWTLQDV; this comes from the exons ATGTACCGACACAGGCCCAAAACTGGCCCTGCTGAGATGGATTTGGCTCCG ACATCATGCAGTCCCAGCTATGCAAATGACTGCAGATCAGCAGACTTCACATCACCAGGCCTGG acatccagcagCTGACTGGTCGTCAAGGAGACCGTCGCCCTCAGCCACAGGGTGGGAGCTCCACTTGGGAGCAGGAGGAGACACATCCTattaaagaggaggaggagccacagccccctcttattaaagaggaagaaatggagccccacattaaagaggaagagggggaGAAGCCACACCCCCCTcttattaaagaggaagaaactGAGCTGGAGcacccccacattaaagaggaagaggcggAGAAGCCACAGCCCCCTcttattaaagaggaagaaatggagccggagcacccccacattaaagaggaagaggaggagccacagccccccgatgttaaagaggaagagggagAACTCTcgatcactcaggagggagagcatcttccagggccagaggaggctgatctcgccaggttgccactgactggtgaccatgaagacaaaccacctgagctctcacagcttcatcatagtccaagtgaggagatgagCGAGGCGGAGCCTTCATGCAGCAGCtcactgcaacacatgacaacagaagctgatggagaccactgtggaggatcacaagcagacaacctcttagctccactgtccgatagtgacgacacaacgtcacactctcctgaaggTGAAGACAGCGAATACAACCGAGAATCtctgagcagcgatacagacaGTGAAGGTGATATGATGACTGGCACCGGCAACAAACACTCTAAAAGCTCTAAAAAGACAACAG gaaagcggagtacctggagaacccacagggagaacacgcaaactccacacagagatgccaaag GCCCTTCCCAAAGTGGCGCCCCCTCCATCAGCGACTTACctggcaactggactcttcaggATGTCTGA